CCCAGCAGAAAGACCTTCAGCTGCTGAGCTTGGTCTACGACGATGTGCCCCGCGCCCTGCTCGGCGATCCGCTGCGCATCAAGCAGGTGCTCACCAATCTGGTGCACAATGCCGTGAAATTCACCGAGCGCGGCGAAGTGATCGTGCGCGTTCAGGTCGAGGAGTCGCTGGGCAACAAGGCCACGCTCAGCGTGAAGATCAGCGACACGGGACCGGGGCTGGCCGATGACGTGCGCCAGCAACTATTCCAGCCGTTCACCCAAAGCGCAACGGTCAGCACCAGCCGCGTCGGCGGTACCGGCCTGGGGCTGATGATCTGCAAGCAACTGGTCGAGCAGATGGGGGGCGCCATCGAGGCTGACACGCAGCCGGCAAAGGGTACGACCTTTAGCGTCTCGCTGCCCTTGCGGATCGCCCCGCGCGCCGTACAACGCCCACCGGCCATCAACCTCGACGCCATACACATCGCGATCCAAGAGCCGCATACGCTGACACGTCAGGCCCTCGCCCACCTGCTGCGCGGCTGGGGCGCCGAGGTCCAGGTGCTCAGCGCGCCAGCGACTGGCGAGGGGCTCGCCACAGGCACCCAGTTGCTCATCGCGGCCCTCGCCCAGGGCGGTCTGGGCGCTCAAGTGGCGCAGCTGCGCCATCAGCTCGGCGAGCGGCCCTGCCGCTTGCTGCTGCTGATCAATGGCGAGCCGCAGAACACGGATGAAGCGCTCACCCTGCCCCAAGGCGCCCGGTTGTTCTACAAACCCCTGACCCGGGCCCGCCTGGCCCAGGCGCTCAAGCCGCTGCTCAGCGATGCGCCTGCCGCCCTGTTGACCCATGCGCTCCCCGATCAGGGGCATGACGTCCAGGGGCATGGCGCCGCCGAACAGCAACACCACCAGCCCCGGGTGTTGGCGGTGGACGACATCGAAACCAACCGCCTGCTGGTCGGCGAGCTGCTGGCCCAGCTCGGTGTTGACGGCGTGCTGGCTGAAAGCGGTGAAGAAGCGCTGGCGCTGGCCAGCGGCCAACGCTTCGACCTGGTACTGATGGATATTCGCATGCCGGGCATGAGCGGACTGGAGACGATGGCGGCGCTACGTCGCCTGGGCGGCGCCTGGAGTCATTGTCCGTTCGTCGCGCTGACCGCCCATGCGATGCCCGACGACTCGCAGGCGTTGATCGATGCCGGCATGCAGGCGGTGCTCACCAAACCACTGGATACCGATGCGCTCGAGGACTTGCTCGCCAACTACCTGGGCCTGGTGCTGTCGACACCGACGCGGCATGCCGCGCCCATGCCCCGCGCCGACGACGAATTGCCGGTGGTCGATGAAGAACTGGGTGTGACCCTCGCCGGCGGGCGTCAGGAACTGGCCGAGCGCATGCTGGAAGGACTGCTCGAAAGTCTCGACGCCAGCGAGGCCGAGCTGAGAGATAGCTACTCGGCCAACGACACGACGACGTTTCTCGATGCCGTGCATCATCTCAACGGCGCCTGCCGCTACTGCGGCGTGCCACAACTGGCGTTGATCGCCGAAGCCCTGGAATCGCGCCTGCGCGCCCAGGGCATCGAGGCGGTCGACGATGTCTTCGCTACCCTGCTGCAGGCGATGCAGCGTCTGCGCGACTGGCGCGCCAGTCGGCCCACGCCGGTCTAGCTCTAGCGCCCGTGCTCATGCGCATGGCCGTCGTCCAGCGCCGCCACGAAACCGGCCTCGTAGCCGGCGATAGCCAGGCGTTTCATCTCGGCGACGGCCTCCTTGAGCCCCACGAACAGCGCACGAGCGATGATCGCATGGCCGATGTTGAGCTCGGTGAGGCCGGGTATCGCGGCAATCGCCTCGACGTTGTGATAATTGAGACCGTGCCCGGCGTTGACCGTCAGGCCCAGTTCGAGGGCCAGCTCGGTGGCGGCCGCGACGCGCGTATGCTCGATGCGCGCGGTTTCGCCATGCGCGTCGGCATAGGCGCCGGTATGCAACTCGACGACCGGCGCGCCAGCCTCGAA
The genomic region above belongs to Halomonas zincidurans B6 and contains:
- a CDS encoding ATP-binding protein, which produces MSLRLRLCLTLLVAPLLLLLLFGAWQLQQDAEQRRAALTSRLSDHLALLRDPAAEKAPAEADRLALRLLSLDEVRGVTVRANDGQPVNQVGAVAPVPTGSPRAGLIRHAERWHLQLPLTPPDNARAPLWLDLTLRDSVFDLPYYRQLTQFMLAWLAAALLLGGLCYLLYRRLFATLDEQRDALQRLYAGDYAFRLRPGGPPELATTSTAINALGEHLQAAQEDMRQQVEQATADLRESMDTIEIQNIELDGARRRALEANRVKSQFLANMSHEIRTPLNGIIGFCRLLGRSQLDDHQREWLKHIEMASTNLLSLINDILDFSKIEAGKLRLASVELDMAELVDEVLVLQAPDAQQKDLQLLSLVYDDVPRALLGDPLRIKQVLTNLVHNAVKFTERGEVIVRVQVEESLGNKATLSVKISDTGPGLADDVRQQLFQPFTQSATVSTSRVGGTGLGLMICKQLVEQMGGAIEADTQPAKGTTFSVSLPLRIAPRAVQRPPAINLDAIHIAIQEPHTLTRQALAHLLRGWGAEVQVLSAPATGEGLATGTQLLIAALAQGGLGAQVAQLRHQLGERPCRLLLLINGEPQNTDEALTLPQGARLFYKPLTRARLAQALKPLLSDAPAALLTHALPDQGHDVQGHGAAEQQHHQPRVLAVDDIETNRLLVGELLAQLGVDGVLAESGEEALALASGQRFDLVLMDIRMPGMSGLETMAALRRLGGAWSHCPFVALTAHAMPDDSQALIDAGMQAVLTKPLDTDALEDLLANYLGLVLSTPTRHAAPMPRADDELPVVDEELGVTLAGGRQELAERMLEGLLESLDASEAELRDSYSANDTTTFLDAVHHLNGACRYCGVPQLALIAEALESRLRAQGIEAVDDVFATLLQAMQRLRDWRASRPTPV